In Syngnathoides biaculeatus isolate LvHL_M chromosome 5, ASM1980259v1, whole genome shotgun sequence, the following are encoded in one genomic region:
- the LOC133500719 gene encoding gamma-enolase, translating into MSIVNIVAREILDSRGNPTVEVDLHTNKGLFRAAVPSGASTGIYEALELRDGDKTRYKGKGVTKAVGHINDTLGPALIQSGISVLEQEKLDNVMIEMDGTDNKSKFGANAILGVSLAVCKAGAAEKDVPLYRHIADLAGNRDLVLPVPAFNVINGGSHAGNRLAMQEFMVLPVGAESFREALRVGAELYQTLRGVIKEKYGQDATNVGDEGGFAPNIQENSEALELIKTAIEKAGFTDKVVIGMDVAASEFFIEGKYDLDFKSPPNAARNISAEELASIYQGFINNYPVVSIEDPFDQDDWPAWTQFTASVGIQVVGDDLTVTNPRRIQRAVEDKACNCLLLKVNQIGSITEAIKACKMAQENGWGVMVSHRSGETEDTFIADLVVGLCTGQIKTGAPCRSERLAKYNQLMRIEEELGEVARFAGHNFRNPSAL; encoded by the exons ATGTCCATAGTGAATATTGTTGCCAGGGAGATTCTGGACTCCCGCGGAAATCCGACAGTGGAAGTAGATCTTCATACCAATAAAG GTCTGTTCCGGGCCGCTGTGCCGAGCGGCGCCTCCACCGGCATCTACGAGGCTCTGGAACTCCGAGATGGAGACAAGACTCGCTACAAAGGCAAAG GTGTAACGAAGGCAGTTGGTCACATTAATGACACTCTTGGACCAGCCCTTATCCAGTCA GGGATCAGTGTGCTGGAGCAGGAGAAATTGGACAACGTGATGATCGAAATGGATGGCACTGATAACAAAT CTAAGTTTGGGGCCAACGCTATCCTCGGAGTGTCACTGGCCGTATGCAAAGCGGGAGCAGCAGAGAAGGATGTGCCCCTCTACCGTCACATTGCTGATCTGGCAGGGAACCGAGACCTGGTTCTTCCAGTTCCC GCTTTTAATGTGATCAACGGGGGCTCCCATGCTGGGAATAGGCTGGCTATGCAGGAGTTCATGGTACTCCCCGTTGGGGCGGAGTCATTCCGGGAGGCCCTGCGTGTCGGGGCGGAGCTCTACCAGACCTTGAGGGGCGTGATCAAGGAGAAGTACGGTCAGGATGCTACCAACGTGGGTGACGAGGGGGGGTTCGCACCCAATATTCAGGAGAACAGTGAAG CTCTGGAGCTGATTAAGACGGCTATCGAGAAGGCGGGCTTCACAGACAAAGTAGTGATCGGGATGGACGTGGCCGCCTCCGAGTTCTTCATCGAGGGCAAGTACGACCTGGACTTCAAGTCTCCACCGAACGCCGCACGCAACATCAGTGCCGAGGAGTTGGCCAGCATCTACCAAGGCTTCATCAACAACTATCCAG TTGTTTCCATTGAAGACCCCTTTGACCAGGATGACTGGCCAGCTTGGACTCAGTTCACTGCCTCAGTGGGGATTCAG GTGGTTGGCGATGATCTGACCGTCACAAACCCACGTCGGATACAGCGAGCTGTGGAGGACAAGGCCTGCAACTGTCTACTGCTCAAAGTCAACCAGATTGGCTCTATCACGGAAGCCATCAAGGC CTGTAAGATGGCTCAGGAGAACGGCTGGGGCGTGATGGTGAGCCACCGCTCGGGTGAGACCGAGGACACCTTCATAGCCGACCTGGTGGTGGGTCTCTGCACTGGACAG ATTAAAACCGGAGCCCCCTGTCGTTCGGAACGTTTGGCCAAATACAATCAGCTCATGAG GATTGAGGAAGAATTAGGCGAGGTGGCGCGCTTTGCCGGACACAACTTCCGCAACCCAAGTGCGCTCTGA
- the mlf2 gene encoding myeloid leukemia factor 2 codes for MFRFINDVDDDPYMLDPFAAHRQQMRSMFGPFGMDPFALTPQIQPPRAPRRQAGALTPFGMMGMGGGFMDMFGMMGEMMENMERISGSPNCQTFSSSTVISYSSTDAGTPTVYQQTHQTRHGPGGIRETRQSMRDSESGVERLAIGHHIGERAHIMERSRNRRTGDREERQDFINLDETEAEAFDAEWRTQAGRYAAPSTRGLDYARDRRAGGQQLALTAPPGSTTPPGHRHDSPRHQPPQSRPRYDW; via the exons ATGTTTCGATTCATCAATGACGTCGATGACGACCCCTACATGCT GGATCCCTTTGCCGCTCACCGGCAGCAGATGAGGAGCATGTTTGGACCGTTTGGCATGGACCCTTTTGCACTAACACCACAGATTCAACCACCTCGTGCGCCACGGCGACAG GCCGGTGCACTGACCCCGTTTGGCATGATGGGAATG GGTGGAGGGTTCATGGACATGTTTGGCATGATGGGGGAAATGATGGAGAACATG GAGAGGATTTCTGGTTCGCCCAACTGCCAgaccttctcctcctccacagTGATCTCCTACTCGTCCACAGATGCTGGGACTCCAACAGTGTACCAGCAAACCCATCAAACAAGACATGGCCCGGGAGGG ATCCGCGAGACGCGTCAGTCCATGCGAGACAGCGAAAGCGGCGTGGAGCGGCTCGCCATTGGCCACCACATTGGCGAACGCGCGCACATCATGGAGCGCTCGCGGAACCGTCGCACTGGCGACCGCGAGGAACGACAGGACTTCATAAACCTGGATGAGA CTGAAGCCGAGGCGTTCGACGCAGAGTGGAGGACTCAGGCGGGGCGATACGCTGCCCCCAGCACCCGGGGGCTAGACTACGCCCGAGACCGACGTGCCGGGGGCCAGCAGCTGGCTCTCACCGCACCACCCGGCTCCACGACCCCCCCAGGCCACCGGCACGACTCCCCCCGACACCAGCCGCCCCAGTCCCGCCCGCGTTATGACTGGTGA
- the cdc42l gene encoding cell division cycle 42, like has translation MQTIKCVVVGDGAVGKTCLLISYTTNKFPSEYVPTVFDNYAVTVMIGGEPYTLGLFDTAGQEDYDRLRPLSYPQTDVFLVCFSVVSPSSFENVKEKWVPEISHHCPRTPFLLVGTQVDLREDSNTIEKLAKNKQRPLYPDSAEKLARDLRAVKYVECSALTQRGLKNVFDEAILAALEPPEAKSRKKCVLL, from the exons ATGCAGACTATAAAATGTGTAGTTGTCGGGGATGGTGCAGTAGGAAAGACTTGCTTACTCATCTCCTACACAACCAACAAGTTTCCCTCAGAATATGTGCCTACG GTTTTTGACAACTATGCAGTGACAGTGATGATCGGGGGCGAGCCCTACACACTAGGCCTTTTTGACACTGCAG GTCAGGAGGATTATGACAGGCTACGTCCTCTCAGCTACCCACAGACAGACGTGTTCCTTGTGTGCTTCTCTGTCGTCTCCCCATcgtcatttgaaaatgtcaagGAGAAG TGGGTTCCTGAGATTTCCCACCACTGCCCCCGTACACCCTTCCTGCTGGTGGGCACTCAAGTGGACCTGCGAGAAGACAGCAACACCATTGAGAAGCTGGCCAAGAATAAACAGCGCCCCCTGTACCCTGACAGCGCCGAGAAGCTGGCCCGGGATCTCAGGGCCGTCAAATATGTCGAGTGCTCTGCTCTCACACAG CGGGGCCTCAAGAACGTGTTCGACGAGGCCATCCTGGCTGCCTTGGAGCCCCCCGAGGCCAAATCCAGGAAGAAGTGCGTCCTGCTATAG
- the wnt4b gene encoding wingless-type MMTV integration site family, member 4b has product MPSVSTANLTAPLLLLLLWVTQPTMATNWLSLARLPRSRPVSGAAPCARLRGLTPGQVGVCRARGEVMESVRKAAEMVIEECQHQFRNRRWNCSTAPRGINVFGRVMSQGTREAAFVHALSSAAVALAVTRACTRGELERCGCDRKVRGVSPEGFQWSGCSDNLSYGVAFSQTFVDEPERARGLSAARPLMNLHNNEAGRKAILHNMQVECKCHGVSGSCELRTCWKVMPPFRRVGVVLKERFDGATEVRLTRIGSRTALLPRDPQVKPPAARDLVYLAPSPDFCQLDPDNGIPGTAGRRCNGTSRLAPDGCELVCCGPGYRAGRAEVVQRCSCKFSWCCSVRCQQCKNTVTIHTCRV; this is encoded by the exons CTCCCTGGCGAGGCTGCCTCGGTCCAGGCCCGTGTCCGGTGCTGCCCCATGTGCGCGGCTGAGGGGGCTGACCCCGGGGCAGGTGGGGGTGTGCAGGGCACGGGGGGAGGTCATGGAGTCCGTACGCAAGGCTGCCGAAATGGTCATAGAGGAG TGCCAGCACCAATTCCGGAACCGCCGCTGGAACTGTTCCACCGCCCCCCGAGGGATCAACGTATTTGGCCGAGTCATGAGTCAAG gCACTCGCGAGGCAGCCTTTGTGCACGCTCTGTCCTCAGCGGCCGTGGCGTTGGCCGTGACCCGGGCGTGCACGCGGGGGGAGCTGGAGAGGTGCGGCTGTGACAGGAAGGTCAGAGGGGTGAGCCCCGAGG GTTTCCAGTGGTCCGGCTGCAGTGATAACCTGTCCTACGGCGTCGCCTTCTCACAAACCTTTGTGGATGAACCGGAACGAGCCCGAGGGCTGTCTGCCGCTCGACCACTTATGAACCTTCACAATAATGAGGCCGGTCGAAAG GCCATCCTTCACAACATGCAAGTGGAGTGCAAGTGTCACGGCGTTTCGGGTTCCTGTGAGCTGAGAACCTGCTGGAAAGTCATGCCGCCATTCCGGCGCGTCGGCGTCGTGCTCAAGGAGCGCTTCGACGGAGCCACAGAG GTCCGCCTGACTCGCATTGGATCCAGGACCGCTCTGCTCCCTCGCGACCCACAGGTGAAACCCCCCGCTGCCAGAGACTTGGTGTACCTTGCACCGTCTCCAGACTTCTGTCAGCTTGACCCCGACAACGGTATCCCCGGGACCGCAGGCAGGAGATGCAATG GAACCTCTCGGTTGGCACCAGACGGCTGCGAGCTGGTGTGCTGCGGGCCTGGCTACAGAGCGGGCCGGGCCGAGGTGGTGCAGCGCTGCTCCTGCAAGTTCTCCTGGTGCTGCTCGGTCCGCTGCCAGCAGTGCAAGAACACTGTCACCATTCACACCTGCAGAGTTTAA